The Odocoileus virginianus isolate 20LAN1187 ecotype Illinois chromosome 2, Ovbor_1.2, whole genome shotgun sequence genomic interval CTGGCTCGCGTCTCCcgccccgcggccccgcccctTGCCCCACCCCAGCCGGGCGGTTTAGCTGGGGCCGCAGCGCGGCGGCAACATCACTCTTGCCGCGGCTGCTCCGCCCCATccccttctgtttttctctcattctccGGTGGCGACGGCGGGGAAGGCGGAGGCTGAGGCTGCAGCAGCCGCGCTGGCTGCAATGAATGATCCCCCAGCTGGGGGAGAGGACTCCAGGTGAGCCTCTGCCCTTGGGAGGCCCGGGCCCCCCGGCCCCCCAGAACCTGCAgcaccctcccccccaccccccgccatggATCCctagagaggaggaggaggaggagaagagaagacaGCTCTGccgcccacccccatcccattttcctcttcctttatcTCATTGTTGCCGTCGCTGTTTACGGCAGCGCTCCCTCTGCCCCAGCATGGGGCGGGCTCTGGGTACTGCCGTTCGGCAGGCGCTGCTCCCGCGGCTGCCCGGCGATTCTGCCTAATTCTCCCTCCGCAGCCGGTGCAGCGAGGACCGGAGAGCGGTGGAGGCCCGGACTGCAGTAGCGGCGGGGCCAGCTCCCAGCATCTCCACCCTAGGAGGCTGCATGCTGATTGAAGAACGGTGCCTGGGGGCTGGGCCGGCCCCGCTGATCCCGACCTAGGGAGGACAGCAGGACTACCCAGGCTGCGGAGGGGGGCCGGGGGTGAGGGGTGTGCAGGAAGGACAGAGCAGCAAGATGGCCAGTAAAACCAAGGCCAGCGAGGCCCTGAAGGTGGTGGCCCGGTGCCGCCCCCTCAGCCGGAAGGAGGAGGCTGCTGGTCACGAGCAGATCCTGACCATGGACGTGAAACTAGGCCAGGTGACCCTGCGGAACCCCCGCGCTGCCCTGGGGGAGCTGCCCAAGACCTTCACTTTCGATGCCGTGTATGATGCCAGCTCCAAGCAGGCAGACTTGTATGATGAAACCGTGAGGCCCCTGGTAGACTCGGTGCTTCAAGGTTTCAACGGCACTGTCTTTGCCTATGGACAGACAGGCACGGGCAAGACTTACaccatgcaggggacctgggtggAGCCCGAGCTCCGCGGGGTCATCCCCAATGCCTTTGAGCATATCTTCACCCACATCTCTCGCTCCCAGAACCAGCAGTACTTGGTCCGGGCCTCCTACCTGGAGATCTACCAGGAGGAGATTCGAGACCTGCTCTCCAAGGAGCCAGGCAAGAGGCTCGAGCTGAAGGAAAACCCTGAGACAGGCGTCTACATCAAGGACCTGTCCTCCTTCGTCACCAAGAATGTCAAGGAGATAGAGCATGTGATGAACCTGGGGAACCAGACCCGGGCGGTAGGCAGCACACATATGAATGAGGTCAGCTCCCGCTCCCATGCCATCTTTGTCATCACCGTGGAGTGCAGTGAGCGTGGCTCAGACGGCCAGGACCACATCCGTGTGGGCAAGCTCAACCTGGTGGACTTGGCCGGTAGCGAGAGGCAGAACAAAGCAGGCCCCAACACCGCTGGAGGGACCGCCACACAGCCCActggtggtggcggtggtggagggggtggtggcggtggtggagAGAGGCCGAAGGAAGCCTCCAAAATCAACCTGTCGCTGTCTGCCCTGGGCAACGTGATCGCTGCTCTCTCGGGTAACAGGAGCACCCACATCCCCTACCGGGACTCCAAGCTGACCCGGTTGCTCCAGGACTCTCTGGGGGGAAATGCCAAGACCATCATGGTGGCCACCCTGGGGCCAGCCTCTCACAGCTATGACGAGAGCCTCTCCACCCTGCGCTTCGCCAACCGGGCCAAGAACATCAAGAACAAGCCCCGGGTGAATGAGGACCCCAAGGACACACTGCTGCGGGAATTCCAGGAGGAGATTGCCCGCCTGAAGGCCcagctggagaagaaggggatgctGGGAAAGCGACTCCGCAGGAAGAGCAGCCGCAGGAAGAAGGCCGTGTCAGCCCCAGCCGGGTACCCGGAGGGACCGGTGATCGAGGCCTGGGTGGCCGAAGAGGAGGatgataacaacaacaaccaccgCCCGCCCCAGCCCATCCTGGAGACAGCCTTGGACAAGAACATGGAGAATTACCTGCAGGAGCAGAAGGAGCGGCTAGAGGAGGAGAAGGCGGCCATCCAGGATGACCGCAGTCTGGTGAGTGAGGAGAAGCAAAAGCtgctggaggagaaggagaagatgcTGGAAGACCTGCGGCGGGAGCAGGAAGCCACAGAGCTGCTCGCCGCCAAGTACAAGGTAAGAGTCCCCAAGGGAGCAGGGGCTCTCCAGAGGCCCCCAGAGGGATCTGGGCTGGCAGGCTTTGCTTTGAGGATCTGTGATCTGGCCTGAAGCAAAGTGTCCTGCCCTTCTGCCACGTGCTCCCCTGGAGAAGCCAGGCAGATTTCTGTGGCTCTGGGCTGCCAGGCAGAGCTGCTGAGGAACACCTAAGAGGAAACACACACTCGCACACAGAGCAAAAGCAGGCAGGCAGTCTTGAGCCAGTGAGCTTGGGCTGGCTTGATCTGCGCCTGGCAGTCTCTGCTGGTGGCCCCCAGAACTGGTCAGGTCCGTGGACAGCCAGGCAGGTGTTCAGCCTCATTTCGGTGCGGGTCCTCACTCTTGCTTAGCCACCCCCCTTGTGATGTCTTCCCTTTGCAGCACCATCAGACCTCATGCTGCTTGAATACCTGACATTTGTATAACACTTCACAGCTTCCATAACTgctctcatttgatcctcacggTAGCTATCCGGGGTCCTGGTTGCTAAACCCCCATTTTTACAGGTGAGGGGCTAAGGCTCAGAAAAGTGACATGAGGTTCCATCCTACAAAGTAGCAGAGCCGAGCTGGAACCATTGGCCCTTAGGCCCTTTCAAATCTTGAACGGCAAGGTGGGACTATGAATGGGTCCTGCTCCCCGTGAAGGAAGTCCAGCAGTCCACAGGGCCTGTTGCTTGGAATCTTAGGAAGGAGATCATGCAGAGGGTAGGAGAGTGCCTCCGGCTCTACACTGGAAACCTGGAGTCTAGGGCTAGATGTACTATAGCTCATTGAGTGACCCTGTGTTCATTGTGTCTTCCTTTCCTCAAGCTTCAGTTTCCCTTTTTGTAAAATAGAGGGTTGGCTTGGGTGGTCTCTGAGGTTCTTCTAATCTGAGCAGCAAACCAAGCTAGCTCTTACACCCAGGCCTCATCCCAGTAAGACCCAATTCCCCATCGCCCTGAGAGATCTCAGGGCCTCAGCgttcccccagccccagggacaCCTCCATGCTCCGGTGGAGCTAAGCTGCAGAGGTCCCCCTGCCTGGCTGGCCACCGACCTGTTAAATTTTGTTGTCACAGATGCCAGGAGTTCCTGTCCCAGGTGTTTCCAGGTCCATAGAGTCCTTAACACTGAGGACTGGAGGAAGGATGCAGGGAACCATGAGCTGATGTCTTGCTGGCGAGAGCAAAGCACTGTTGTTCTTAGTCCCTCTCAGGAGTGTGGGCTGGGGCTCAGGGAAGCACCGCCTGGGAGGGAGCGTGGCAGCAGCTGGAGGAGGGACAGTTGAGCTGCACACCATTGTCTGTGTTGTGAGAATGTGCTGCTGcacccggggggggggggggggttctggCCTTGcttctttaatatttaattcaCCACCAGGAGCTCAGTGAGGGTTATGCTGAGCCTCTTCCTCAAAGAAAGGATCAGGGGCCTGGCACATTGGGGCCCTCCTGGAAGAAGCAGGATGTAAAAGGCAGGATAGTTAGACTCAGCTCTCCCAGGAGGAAGGAAATCTGGGCAGTCTAGTGCTTTCCACTGGGAAATCTTACAGGGGTGATGTGTCATCAGTCTCATTACCAAGAGCCTCACCACTACCCATTGCTCTCCACCTCCACCCATCCTTAAAGCCAGGGGGCAAAAGAGGCTAAAAGGGTGCTCTTTGGCCCTGAGGAAATGAGTAGAAGGGATGGAGCAAAGGATCCACTGGGATCCTTTCCACTGGGAACAATGGATCTCCCATTGCTGGCTACTCCCTGGCTCCCTCCTTAAGATTCTTCGAGCACAGATAATGGGGCAGTCAAGAGATCAGTGGCCAGTGCCAGAATTCTTGGAGTAGAGGCATAGCCCACTGAATCCCCCTTCTTACAACTGCCAGAGgccttgggaaactgaggcccagactcGCCTAGGGCCACACAGGTGAGCCAGACTCTTTATACTTGGTCCAGCTTCTTTCTATTACACTAGAGTCCTGCTGTTGTTACCTTGCTACTTGATAATCAGAGTAGTTCATTTTTATGTAACTCTCATATTTTGATCTCATGGAATCCTCACAGCAACCTCCAGAGATGAGTATTGCTATTTCCATTTGACAGTGATGAAAACCAAGGCTGGTCATGGTCTCAGTGACCTGGATTGATAGGTGGCAAAGTCAGGACTGGAACCCAGGTCTATGCTGTGCTGTTTCCAAGTCTTCCTGAATCCCTCCATGTGTTCTCTGCATGACTCGTGACGAAGGCCTTTGCCTCTCTAGGCCTCGGGTTTCCATTTGCCTAATGAAGGGAAGTCTGACGCAGCTCCTTGGAGACTGGGTGACATGGTCATTATGTGCCAGGTTTTCGGATATAAGCAAAGGGGGAGGGGCGTCTGGGAAATTCCAGGAGAGGAATGATTCCACATCCTGTGACTTCTTGTCACACCCAGCCCAGGACCAACAGCAGCCAGCAAGCCCAGAAGGGAGcctggacagaggaccccagTCTCCCTAAGGCACTGCTGGTTCAGAGTTGGCTGTTTGTAGGATGGAGGAAACAATTTGAGGGCTCTTGAGGGATCCACTGGGTATTGAGGGGAAGAGCATGGTAGAAATAATCCCAGGTCTGCCTGGTTCACAGGGTTGTGCTGAAGATGAAGTGAGATCATTAGTGTGAGGGCATGTGAAATAAGTTGAAAGCACTAAATAAGTGGAGGGCATTAACAGCCACTGGGGGGCTTCTGTTTGCCAAGCAGGGGTCCAGTGATCTCCAGGACTGACATCTTTGTTTCTGGCTTAAGGCTTTCTTTCCCCTGCCATCTCAGCTGCCTTGCCATAAACCTGCAGCTGTGGGAGCAAGCCAGGCAAGAAGGATCTAGGAGCCCTCAGATGGCGGGAGCTCGGGTCCCTCCTGCAAATGAGTTTCTGCTCCCCATGTTCGACACACTCTAGCTCCCGCTTTCTGAGTTATGACATCAGCTCCCCTTCTCATCCCCCACCACCAATTCCCTTCTTCCAGTTCACACCGCCCCTGGGGGCAGTTGAGCAGTAGCTGATGCGACCCAGTGCCCTCATTCATTCTCTCTGACTCATCTTACAGTCTGTCTCACCCGTTTTTCCTGCCTACCACTTCTAGGGTCCTCATTCCCTTTGTTCTCCCCTCACTGTGTACAAACACCATGCCTATCTCCTAGGAGTCTCCTTTCATCTCCTCTCATATTTACCTCGAGCCTTAGGGGGTTCGAGGTGTGCAAACGTGTGAGGGTTTGTGATTGTCCTCAGCGCCCTGTTTCTGGGTAGTCATTAGCCATCCACACTTCTGCTGTGTCTCTGGGGGGCTTGAGAGCGTACCAGACCTGAGAGGTAGGGGGAGTTGGTCAAGCCACAGGCCAGACCCGTGGCTGAGGTTACAGCTCTGCACGATGGCAATTCCAGTGTTTGTGCACAGTGCAGTCTCATGGCCGTGAGAATGCAATGTGTGTGGGTGGATCGAGAGAGAAAGCCCACTTTCATTGTGCAAGGAACATGTTTTAATGACTGTTTTCATTTTGAGCTTAATTTTTTGAGGGCTTGGACTGGATGATTTCTAAAGCTTTGGTTCTAGATCTTTAGAGGGAAAGAAGGGTGTGTAGGGGAGGCAAGGGCTGCAGATGATGCAAAATGCAGGCTTGAAATGAAGAGAGGACTGGAAGAGGTAGAAACAACACACTGCTTGTTGATCCCCACATAAGTAGGTCTggagggagtggagggagggggctacTTGGCTAGAGCCCAGCTCTCTCTGTAGTGGGTATGGGAAAGAGACCCTGCAGAAGCCGCCCCTGAAGCCAGAGGGATGAGGTCACTACGGAGAGTACAGACTGCGTgaattttcattgtctttctgttggtccctcttcttcctcccactTCTCAGCATTGGGGTTCACCGTAAATAGTTTTGTAAAAGAAGGAGTCTGAAGCTCAAGAAACATCAGTAATAGCAAGAATCATGCCATTTACATAGCACTTATCATGTGCCAAACCCTATACTATATATTGTATCCAGATTATCTCATGTAATCCCCCCAGACACCTTCCAAGAAGGTGTTATTACTGTTTCCCTTTTATACTTGAGATAATCGAGATtttgtgacttgcccaaggcctcGTGGTTTGTATATGGCAAATCTAATTGAGTCCAGGTCAGTTTGACATAAAGTGTGATCCTCTCTTGTGCTTAAAGAATTATGAATACCAGGACTGATTGCTGGGGAGGTGGTGAAAAATGACAGGAGTGGGTGTAATGTGTTGAATTTGAGGTAACAGAGTCCAGTGAACAGcgggagatggagaaggggaggtttggttttttttagatttttttgttatggatcattttttaaaagtcttcattgaattttttacaatattgcttctgttttatgttttggttttttggccacaaggtatATGggaatcttaactccctgaccaggaaccaaacccacaccccacgcattggaaggcagagtcttaactactggaccaccggggaggtCCCAACAGGGGAGTTTAAAAGCACGCACAGGACTGGAGATGGAGCTGAGGGGCTCATCTGTAGAAGAGGGCTCAAATGAGACCCCTGGCCCTCTGTTCTTGACCCTCCTTCCCTTAATGTAAGTGACTCCCAAATCAAGATCTCCTGGCTGGGTCTTTGCTGACCTTTTTTTGTAGAATGCTATATTCAGAGGTGATATCAGAGTCAGGCAGGCCTGATTTACCAGTTCtgagacctcagtttcctcctctataaagtGGGATAATCGTAGTACCTATGTCATAGTGCTCTTGAGAAGGTGATAATCAACATTAAAGCACTTTGCACAGTTCCTGGCATGTAAGCGTTCATAAATAATAGCTTCATTACTGTTATCTTCTATTACCTAATGGATGTCTTCACTTGGCTATCTTTCTGATATGTTAAACACATCACATTTTAGTTTGGCATTCAAGACCTTCCAGAGTCTGGTTATCTCTCTTCAATGTCACCTACCTAAGAAAGTGATAGGAGAACCTAACAGCCAACTCCTCTACCCTATAGTTTGAACTTAGGATGTTTCTCACTGCCCTTCTGCTGATTGTACTGTTTTTATATCCCAGGTTGTCCTGGTAACCAGTGAGTGGGAATTACGGCA includes:
- the KIF3C gene encoding kinesin-like protein KIF3C yields the protein MASKTKASEALKVVARCRPLSRKEEAAGHEQILTMDVKLGQVTLRNPRAALGELPKTFTFDAVYDASSKQADLYDETVRPLVDSVLQGFNGTVFAYGQTGTGKTYTMQGTWVEPELRGVIPNAFEHIFTHISRSQNQQYLVRASYLEIYQEEIRDLLSKEPGKRLELKENPETGVYIKDLSSFVTKNVKEIEHVMNLGNQTRAVGSTHMNEVSSRSHAIFVITVECSERGSDGQDHIRVGKLNLVDLAGSERQNKAGPNTAGGTATQPTGGGGGGGGGGGGGERPKEASKINLSLSALGNVIAALSGNRSTHIPYRDSKLTRLLQDSLGGNAKTIMVATLGPASHSYDESLSTLRFANRAKNIKNKPRVNEDPKDTLLREFQEEIARLKAQLEKKGMLGKRLRRKSSRRKKAVSAPAGYPEGPVIEAWVAEEEDDNNNNHRPPQPILETALDKNMENYLQEQKERLEEEKAAIQDDRSLVSEEKQKLLEEKEKMLEDLRREQEATELLAAKYKAMESKLLIGGRNIMDHTNEQQKMLELKRQEIAEQKRREREMQQEMMLRDEETMELRGTYTSLQQEVEVKTKKLKKLYAKLQAVKAEIQDQHDEYIRVRQDLEEAQNEQTRELKLKYLIIENFIPPEEKNKIMNRLFLDCEEEQWKFQPLVPSGANSSQMKKRPTSAVGYKRPISQYARVAMAMGSHPRYRAENIMFLELDVSPPAVFEMEFSHDQDQDPRALHMERLMRLDSFLERPSTSKVRKSRSWCQSPQRPPPPTAHASLAASAALRPTTVLDHE